The Macaca nemestrina isolate mMacNem1 chromosome 15, mMacNem.hap1, whole genome shotgun sequence genome segment CACTTGGCACTGTCAACAGCtttcttttaaattctgttaAGTCCTGGCTTCTttaattttatctaaattttgCTTGAAAACTAAGGTTAAGAAACGAAACCCTCTCTTGTCCTCCTCACACAAAGCCTGCTGGTGTTCCCGCCTGGAGTCGCTACTCGCCGGGGCATCTGCACATTCTCTGCCTCTGTGTCCCCGCAGGCCTCAGCGCTGCATAACCTACTGTTCCTGTCCTCTGAGGCTCTCCCTTCCTCCAGCTTCCGTCAACCCTTGCCTCACTTTCCTTCAAGCCTTTACTGACAGCAGAGGCCCTCAGGCTTAACACAGCATCATTACTCCTTTCCTTTCCAAATCTGCAGGTGTGGCTAGTGGGAAGGGCTGATTCCCTCCCCTACAGGGGGAGTGGGCACAGAGAGCCCAGCTGGGGACTGGAGCACCCAAGACGGCACCCCCATCACGGCGAACTCGGCCTGAGAGCTGGTGCACAGAGCCAGGGCTCCCATGgtctgggcttcctcacagcgTGGCACTGGGTTCCCACGGCGAGCGTGCCCAGAAGGCACTGACAGTAGAAGCTGTGTCACCTCTGCCACGAGGCAGTCCCAGTCGCCTGCCAGGGTCAAAGAGAGGGTGCACAGACCCCACCTCCAGCAGAGGGAATGGGACGTATTGTGGCTGTTGTTGGAAAATATCATCTGCCTCAGTGGGGTTGGAGTGTAGGTCTCTACGCCCCCTTCTTGCTTCCCGTCATCCTAAGGAAGTGAGCGGGGAGGGAGTTGGGGTGCCTCTGAACGTGGGGCCCACACATGCTCTCCTGGCAGAGCTGCGGTTATGGAACAGACACCAGAAGGTTATGGAATAGACACAGATACACCAACATATCTCCAGGGTCTACAGGAGTGAAAGCGCAGGGCAGGCAGTCAGCGAcgaatgcatggatggatggatttaATAATAGCTTTACGGAGATACAAGTCACATCCCCAAATATTCACCTTTTAAAGCGTACAATTCGGTGTTTTAAGCgtgttcacagagttgtgcaaccatcaacaTTATCTAACTCCGGAACATTTCATCACTGCACCAAGATGCCCTGCACCCATGACAGTcgctcccacctcaccttcccccagcccctggaaccactagtccattttctgtctctacagatggGTCCATTCCAGGCATTTCTTATAAAAGAATCACAAAACACGTCTGATTGACGGCCAAGCGAGACCCACCGTGTGGTCAGCCCATGTTGATTTAGCTACTCATCAGCCAGGTGACATTCAGGCTGGTTCACTTTTGGACTATTAGGAGCAATGTTGCCGTGAACCCTTGTATGCTTGTCTTTATGTGGACAcgtgctttcatttctcttgggtagatacctaggaatggaattgctgggtcttcTGCTAATTCCATGGTTAACTTTTTGatgaactgccaaactgttttccaaagtagctgtgccatttttccattttccattcccacccacagtgtgTGAGGATTCCAAGTTCTCCACGACTTGTCGTTTTctggtttcatttgtttgtttgctttttgtttttgatgcaGTCAGCACTGTGGCTTTGGTTTGCACTTTCCTGGGTGTCTGGGAAAATCTTGAGCATCTTCTCCTGGGCTCGTTGTCTTTTGtgatgaaataaaattcaaatcctttgcccatttttaaattggatcaTCCTTTAATTGCTGGGTTGTAGGAATTCTTCTTACATTCTGGATTCAATTCTTCTGATTATTTTGCGAAAGTCTTAcgctgccacccaggctagagtgcagtggcacaatcagaggaTGATCTGGCCCCACACACGTGCGTGTGCGTGACTCTAGTTCCCCAACTCTGCCTAAAGGGCACTTTCCCGACAGCTCTTGCAGGGGGTGTGGCTAAGTTTGGGAGCGTCCATCACAACCGCCATACGATACACAAGGAGTCAGCTCTTGATGCATGGAGGAGGAAAGTGAATGACAGCAGGGACCCGTGGGCATGACCCGCTTAGGCATAAAGTGGATAAAGGCTTTCTAAAACACAGCCGACGCCCTGCCCATTACCAGGGCCGGGActgtttccattttctccctgGGCCTTTTGGCTTGTTCCTGCCTCAGGACCCTggcacttgtttttgtttgttttttacctaaAATGTTCATCCCCTCCTGAGGTCTCAGCACAtcacctcctctgagaagccttccctgactgcccTAATGGCGCCCCCGGCCTCCCTGTAGGGAACCCTGTATCCACCCCTTTCCATCAGTTCTGGAGAAGAGGACCTCGTGTTGGCCTGGTGCCACTGTCTCTCCAGCACCTGGAATGGAGCCTGGCAGAGGTGCTCGGCAAACCCCTCCCGTCAGCAAACACTGCACGAAGATGTGCAAGGTGCCTGGATGGTGCCTCTGTGGCTCCTGGGCCTGCCCCGTGACCCTACCTGTCACTTGGGCTGAGTCCCCCTTGGGGTTCCAGGAGCCCACGCTGCCACTCAGCACGTGGCCAGGGTTGCCCCTGCCTGATCTGAAGACTGTGAGGACAAGAGTCGGTGGGCCAGCACCCTCATGCCTCTGGGGCTCCACTTCCTTTCTGTGAGGTGAGGTCAACCAGGTGACCGAGGGAAGGGGAGGccctggagtggggtggggtcCTCACTACAGAAGGAATCCAAGAGCAGACGCGTGGGAATCTCCAaccacactgcagcctctggGGTGGGTCTTGGCACAGTGCTGAGTGAACACTCCAATCCCAAAGGTCCCACACTGGACGACTCCTGCAGGTAGCATTCTCGAGGCAGCCACGTTGCAGGTGGGGACTGGCTCAGTGCGTACAGGGGCAGGGATGCCTGGGAGGGTGGTGGGCATGGCATGAGGGGTTCCAGGTTCCAGGGAGCAGCTCTGCAGCCTGATCACCTGCACGCGTAGTAAACGGCAAAGCACTAGACACACCTGCCCACGCGGCTCACGGTGCGACCCTCATTGTGGTCACACAAGATGCAGCCACTGGGGAGGGGTGTGTGGCTGGGTGCCCCGGGAATGCCCCGCACAGGCCTCCTAGGGCTGCCGCTTTGTCCTGTGCACACCCTGAGTGCCCAGCCCCGGTCACCTGTCCGACACCCCTCCTGTTGTTCCCAGCACCTCTGGAGACCTGACCTGGGTCACTCGAGGCCCAGCCCTTGCTGAAGGGCCAAAGCCTGGATCAGCAGAGGGTAGAGAGGAGCTTCCCACCAGAGCAGAAACCCGCCCTCACATCCGACACTTCTGACGTCAGTCCTGCCCAGCCTGGTCACCGCATGGTCAGATCTGGACGTTCAGAGAAGGGTAACAGACTCCCCCAATCTCACAGGATGCGAGGGGTCAATGGCCTTCCCAGTACCCTGGCCTCGTGCTCGCTGTTTTCACCACCACCATCGCAGGGCCCCTCCATCCCATGGGGCAGCTCAAACTGCCTTTTCCTTGGTGCCCAAACCTCCCAGCCTTCTCCTGACCTCAGAGCATCACCCGGGGACACTGACCAGGATGAGGGCCTGTATCTCCCCTCATTCCCATGGGGCTCTCCCACTGGGGTCTGTGCCACCAGCAGCCCCCAGAGCCGCTCCACAGGCCTTGGAACCACGCAGCTGCCACCCGTGACCCACCACCCTCCTGGGATGAGGCGTGGCTGTCCGAGGGCCTTGCAAACGAGAGGGCCTGTGCTGGCTCCCGTGCACgcgtgcatacacatacacacgcgcgcgcgcacacacacacacacacatttcagtGTTAACAGCAGCTGCCGGCCACTTCTGTCCTCAGTCCCAATGTGCAAAGACAGAGCTCAGGTCATTCACGGAAGTGTCCGGGGCGGGGACCCAGGCTTGAAGCCTGAGGCTGAACTGGAGGCGGGAGCCGGTCTCCGTTGGAGCACACAGTCCCAAAGACCATACCAAGGATGGCGAGACCACCAAACTCTGCAAACTCATAGAAATAAAGCACACGGTATGGGGACACAGgcttaaatacaaaatatatttagatatgcACAGCTTTCACTGAGGACACACAAGCCTTCCTTGGGTTGCAGGCCCGCACCCTCCCAGTGGGATTCAGCCCCTCAGAGCTTGCCCTCACACATACCACACACGATCAGGTATAAAATACATTCTATAAATATCTTCTGATGCAAAATATGTGTCCATAAATATATGTTTGTGCAAGTTCCTCCCACCCACTGAAGGGCTGTACAGCTCGGGACAGGAGTTCACAGCTGACTTTAAACCACAGGTTAACTAGAAGGTTGCAGGTCAAATAGAAGTTTCCACGTGATTGCATCACCCAAGGGCACCGGTCTGTCATCAGGAAATGCTGAGTGCCTGCTGTGGCCGGGTGGGCGTGGGCGGTGGTCAGATGCTGCTCTGGAGCTGGCTATCTGTGGCACTGCCAGGGGCCGAGGACTGGCTGGGCAGACAAGCTTCCAGGCCATCTGAAGACTCCGACAGGGGCTTGTATAAACAGCAGGCTGTGGCAAAGAAGAGGACGCCCAGCACCTGTGGAGAGAGGAGCCCACCAGACCTTGCTGGAAGCCCGGCCAGACCTCTGGACGCTGGTGGCCTGTCCCGGGCCTGTCCCTGCCCTAGCCTGCAGCGCCCTCGCCAGGCCACGGAAACCCATCCTGCTCGGACAGCGTCTCCCCCGTATAACCGGTTTGTAGCGTAGACACCAACACTGTTAAAGAGGGAACGAAGCACaccctttgaaaacaggcacaggACTGGGGGGCTTGGCATGGGTTGGATGTTGCCAGACACCTGTGAATGGGAACTTTCTTGGAAACAGGgcctttgcaaatgtaattaaggaTTTGAGATGTCATCCTGGATCTAAGgtgggtcctaaatccaatgactggtgtcctcacgagagaaaggagaggaagacgAGGCAGGGACAGAGAGAAAGGCCAACGCAGCTGCAGACAGAGCCAGAGCGCAGAAGGagccagccctgcccccaccttgaTTCTGACTTCGGCGTCAGACCTGTGAGTGAGTCTGGCTCTGCTATGCTAGGCCACCCCATTTGTGGTCGTTTGTCGTGGCGGCCACAGAAACCTCACACAGAGCCAGTTGCTGGTTGCCGGTCGCCACCACAGCCCGGATTCAAGCCCGGGTGCCGCCATCATGGGCAGTTCTTAACCTTCAGGGTCTTGGTTTGTCAACGAGGGGCCGCACCGACTTTGCAGGGCGAGAGGACGATGTGGCAGGAAACCCACGTGGGCCCCAAAGGCGGTACGGTCCAAGCGCGGATGCTGCCGCAGTGCCCACGCACAGTACATGTGCCCACTACGGTTTCCACGCTGGGCGTGGGCCAGGAACACCCACTGTGCCTCCTGGAGCGTCAGCCTGGCTGATGGCCCCGAGCCTGCATTCAGGGAGTGCGGCTGTTCTGACTCGGTGCGGGACAAAGTGGAACGTGAGGGTGTTCGTAAGGAGACACTGTGCTCCCCCCGCTAAAATTAACACGGACGCAGGCGCTGCCGAGGCCAACTCTGACCCCCTGGACACGGCTCCCGCTGGCTGTGCTGAGCCCGGGGGATGGTTACGTGTGGAGGGCTCTCAGCCTGCTGCTCCCGGACAAGGGATGCATCCAACAGACACACCCTGGGAACGTACAGCAGCCCCGTCATCGCAGACACTGAGACCCCTGTGGACGCGTGAGTCGAGGGTGGTCCTCAGCCCAGCCAAGGAACCACACATTCTCATGAAGGAAGCGCCTCCGGCTTCCCGCTGGCAGAGCCGAACGGCAGCGTCAGTGGTCCGGTGCTTTGGGGCCACGGCTAGGTAAATAAGGGTGGCTGGAACACGGCACTGCGATACGGTGATGGGGGATGTGGTAACCACACCGGCTAAGTGATTATCAGGTGGTGGTGTGGACAGCCTGGACGCGATGGACAAAGGTTATGTCTTATGAAGTCATTTGGTCAATTTCCTGATGCACACATGCCTTTGGGCCTCCCCAAACATCGCCACTCCCTGAGCAGAGATGCGCCTGACAGACAGTCGTCCGTTATTTGATGCCAAAGTGAAAGGCGTATCACACAGGGCTTGGGCCTTAGGATCCAGTATCCCCAAAGCTCCCTGCAGAATAATTGCTGACCTTGCCTTCTTCCAAAGTTGGACAAAGGGAGAATGCGAGTCCTGGGCAGGACAGATCAAGATTTCACCAGACTGTGCAGAATGGCACATGCTTTAAAAGTTATGAACTGTTTGCTTCTGGAATTTCCTATTTAATATATTCAGACTGTGGTTGACCTCGGGTAACTGAAACCGTGGAAAGTGAAACCTCAGATGAGGGGGAAACCAAGGTATATTTCTCTTTAAATTGACCCACTCTGCTTCTCTCCAGGGCCACGCAAGGCCCTGCTCAGACTCACCTATTTTCTGTTAATCCCAGGGGAGGTGAACCAGCTGGGCTCCTTCCCTTTCTCTAACCTCCCTCCCGGAAagcctgaggccaggggttcctGCAGGATCAACTTTCCTGGGTCTGTCACCCAAGGAAGAGCGTGAAGATCCTCTGAACAGCTGGCCCTGGGACCGCATTCTATTTAGAAGGTTTTGTGCTTTATCCTCTAACGGGGGCAAATTCCAAACACAAATACTGCGCTTCCTCCCAGGTAGCATATGCCAGAAGTCACAACAGAAAGTTTGTTAGCTTGAAAAATGAGGGCCAGGCTAAGAGATCCAATGGAATTCAAGGTGCACTGAGCATGGAGAGGCTACAACCTACCGGCTGGTCCCCCAGACCAAGGCCCGGAGCGGACCAGCTAATCCAGCCGCTCTAATGAAAGGAGCTGCTTATTTCTGCAAAGCTTTTGGTTAACAGGCACCCCAGGCACAGGCAAGACCACACTGCGGAGGGGCAGCCCCGGGAGGCGGGAGAGGGAGCAGCACCTGCGCCTGGGCTTTGCAGGAGCTGCTGGGGACCTGGACAGTGAACCCCAGGGGGAGGCCCTGCGGTCGGCCTGCCTCCCTCCACAACCAGCTCATGAGGAGTCGGGGAAGGGCCCCTTCTAGAAACTGGCTGTGAGGACATCTGTGATGTACTGGGCTGTGGTCCAAGCTGTGGAAAGATGACGGAGTGTCTGGAGCCCCCAGCCACCCTCAGAGCAGACCCTCCCCTCCGTCCCTCCCCTGGGCCTGCTCACCTTGTACAGGAGCCCCATGATGAGGATGTAGTGGCTCATGGCCGAGTTCTGGTACACCAAGCAGGAGCCCTGCTGGCCACACTGGTCCTGCCACAGCAGACAGGCCTTGTCGATCACCCAGCCGAAGGCGATGGGCCCCGGGATGCCCCCTGTGGAGAGAAGCCCACTCAGCACCCACACTCCCGGTGGGCAGGGGGCAAGGCAGGGGGCGGGCAGCCAAGAGGCCTGGAATACTGGCCGTTGGAGTTCTCAGCGGGTGCAAAGGGGCTTAAATGTTCCTTTCTTTGGAGATTCGGCATTGGGGCTGGGAGTTTCCCATGGTCTCCCAGGGAAAGCCTTTGGGCAAATAAATGACGATGGGCCCCTCTAGTGGACAGTTAGGGAATGGAACCCTTCCCAGGCAGGCACAGCCTCCTGCTGGGAAGCACATCCACTTGGTGGTTAGACACTTGCCCATGCCCTTGTGCAGTGAGCACACTGCACAACTGACCATGGCTTCCTCACACTGCACAGTACCTAGTATTCTAACTACAATCCACTGGATTCCCAGGGCAAAGGATCTCTGAGGGTCACGGACACATCTGCAATAGAAAACCGCAGCATCAGCACCACAGAAGTGGGGTTGCATGCCAAGTCACCCCCCAGGCCAGCGGCCTCCTGGCCCAGCCCCCAGCCACATCGTCACCTCCCCAAGCGAGAAGCCCCTCATCAGAGGTCAGAGACAGTGAGGTCTCTCCCGCCACCAGTGACAGGCCCGCTTAGCAGGGGCCTGGGTGTTTCCCGGAGCGCTCCCGTCTCAGGATCCGCAGAGCTCTGCTCGGGGTGCTGCAAGGAAAGCGCTGGACAAGCGCACACCCGGCCCCGCTTACCGTAGAGTTGCCGTTAGTGCAGGAATGCTGCTGAGGAATGTAAAGAAAATTACAACGAATATGAAAACCAGAAGGAGGGGCTTTCTCTGACAAGTTGAAGTGCATTTCCCTGCAGTGGCATGGCCAAAACCAGAGGAAACATTCTGAGGGATACAGCTACAGTCTCGGTACACCTGGGAAGCCCAACAATAGCGCCGATTACAAGGGGAAGGCACGGGGGCCCCTTCCCAGGGTCCAGGGGAGGACGGGGCAGTAGGCAGCGGCCTCACTCACCTTCTGGCCATCCACATTCATCTCAGTGGCTGCAGGGCACCCCGCATGGCACAGCGAGAAGTACATGAGGCCGTCTGAGCCACACACAGGGCTGTAGTGCTCCGGCTGGCAGCCGCAGGCAGTGTTGCAGGGCGCCGTTAGGTTCAGGTGGCCTTCGGGCAGGAGGCTGCAGAAGGCGGACAAGCGGGTGGTGGGGCCCAGGCCAGAGCCATGCTGGAGCCCGGCAGGCACAGGGTCAGCCTTGAGGCTCATCCCCATGCAGCCTGCATTTTGGATCTACAAACTTGCCAAGCTTGCACCACCCCCAGCACTCACGCTAGGCACTGCCTTCTGGTGATAAAATGGTTTTTCCTTCTCACGCAAGGTAGGTACCTCCGTGCCCCCCAGCACCGTCTGCCTGACACACAGCCCCTTTCCCTAGTTCATTTGTTTCTGGACAGGCAACACATTCACGCGGATCAAATGCAAACATTAAGAGCAAGTGAGCGCCAGGTACACAAAGGCGGCCTcgcagccccagccccaccccagtcCTCGGTTCTCCAGCCACAGGCTGGCCGTGTGTTTGCAGGAGTCATCTGCACGTACACGCCCCCCGCCGGTCACAAACGTCTGCACTTCTCCCTTGAATCAGAGCACACCATGCCCATTGTCCAActccttccttttcccccttcACGGTGTGTCTTGGCAGTGGCCCAGGATGAGCTTCCTCCATTCCTTTGCGGGCAGGGCCTCTATTGTGAGGACAGCATAGTAACTCCGTCCACCCTGATGACTCTTAGGTTGTTTCCGATAATGACACAACGACCACTTTGTGCTTCTCGGTCTTGCACGGCGTCTGTAGGTGCACTCCCGGGGCCCGCAGGGCAGCGCCGAGGTGCAGGCTACCTGCATGTATTTTGGATATTCCCTAATTGCCACCTGACCAGCAGGTCCCCCTCCCACTTCCAGCACACGGCAACGCTGGGAGCGCATCCTGGGACACTACATCACTGACAGAGACCAGCCTTGAGGACCCCAAACACTGGGGCTGCTGTTCCATTTGACAGAGCAGagggctgaggcccagagataCATATGACTGCCCAGGGGCACAGCCGGGACCTGAGCGCAGATGCTTCTGATGGCTGGCATGGCACACTTTCACGTGGATGCTGCCCTTGCTGCTGTCCTGCGACGTAGCCCTTTCCAAAAACCACCTCCCCCAAGTGCTGCACCCTTCCTCCTCCAAccagggaccacaggtgctcaggGCCCCGACTCAAATCCAGGTGCCACCTGgccctcacctcctgctgtagCTGGCTGTGACGCCCGCCATGGGCACACCGGGGCAGTGGAGGGAGAAGACGAGGATGCCCAGCAGGCTGACGACGGTGCAGAACAGGCAGAACTTGATGACCGCGGAGCCCCGGAGCCTGAGCTTGTTCACAAAGAAGCCACCCAGGAAGGTGCCGCCACCGCCCGCTGGCACCACCAGGTaccctggggagagggagggactcAGCCAGGGACTCAGGCAGGAGACGGTGGTGGGAGAGGGCGGCACATCAGCCGGGTCCactttacaggtggggaaactgaggcacagaggtatCAATTCCTGCCTGCATGGCAGCACTCGACCCCACACCTGAGCGCTCAGCTGCTGCTGGAGTCCCAGGAGGGACCTCTGTCCAGGGTCTGCAGCGAGGACGCCTCAGAGGCCTAAAGACGCAGGGCATGGGCAGGGCTGCGGGAAGAGGAGAGTCCAGAATGCTCCAAGGTCAGCAGCCCATATCCCAGCAGGAAGCCAATGACTCCTCCAGTGCCCGCCCAGGGCAGCTACACCCCCTCCTGCCGCAGGGGCCTCTGCCGAGTCCCCACAGGCTGTGACACGGACATTTGTCAAAGCCTGAGTGGCCACCATCAGTACAAAATTAGGATTAGCTGACACCCCTCTTCTGGGCCaagtggggaggggaaaggatgGGAGGGGAAAGGATGGGAGGGGACAGGTTTGGGGGGACTGGTGGGGAGGTTCTCCAAGGGGCAGTACAGCTGACCTCTGGGGGTCTGctgagtgtgggagtgtgggcTTATGAGGTCAGCCTGGAGGGGCCAGGCCTGGAGGGGCctgtggggaagggaggggaaccCTCATCTGACACCCTCTTCTTATCTAGATGATAGGCCCTGGAAGGGCAGAGCATGGTAGATTGGCCGAGGTGGCCCACGTGCCATGGCCCAGGGTACCTGTGAATGCTGGCAGGAGGAGGAGCTGAGGAGGGGTCCCCACTTTCTGCAGACCAGCCCAGCCTAAGaaggccagcctgcctctggcACCGAGAAACCCCCAGCTGCACTGTCCCAGGAGGTCCTGAGGCACCAGCACCCGCTCACAGAACCACCAGGTCCAAACCCTTCCTGCACCAAGTCACAGAAGCCAAGGCCGGTTGGCGAGTGGATGGAGCCTACCCCGGACCCTTCCACCTAGAAAGCATATCCCACAAAGAGGGTGGGACCTCCATCCCCCAGGCCTGTGGACAGGGTCGCTCAGCCCCCGTGGCGCTCTCCACACCTGCTCTGGCTGGTAGGGGGAGGGCAGCACTCGCTGCCAGGTACCCTGTCCGGGTCTTCCTAGAAGATGTCCTCAAGGATTCTTCGCTTCTCTGAGAACTGACACAAAAGCAGAGGACCCCCAAGATCCAGAGTTTTCTCACCAAACAAGGTGGCAGCTTCCGAGGCACTCAGGCTGAACTGGGACTCCAAGAACTTGGGGCTAAACGTGGACATGCCGGTGATGAGTGTGGCCTCAGTGGCTCCAGCCAGGCACAGCAGGATGAACGTGGGGTTCTTCAGGAGGAGCCAGATGGAGCTGGGCAGAGGTGAGGGTGTGGAGACCGAGGGTCAGAGTGGGCCAGACCCAGGGTGCGAGGAGCCTGCTGTTCCTGAGGCTGTCACCTCCCCGCTCTGAGCACAAAGGGCCCCAATTTTGACAGGCAGTAGAGTGGGGTACAGGCAGGTGGGGGATACCCATATTTATTCCAGAGAAACCCAGAGGGTGTCAGGCTGAGCCTGTGGCCCACTTGTCTAGAAAGCTGCAGCCCCTGATTAGGGAAAAACCTTATCAGTGCCTTGGCCAGAGCTTCAGCTCAGGTGGGCAGACCCCCCCAAGTAACCCAGGACCCTGTTCCATCACGGGCCAGCAGCAGGGCCTGAAAAAGGGAACTGCCTGGGGGAGGCAGAGGCCAAGTCCAGGACTGGATAGGCCCCGGGATAGGGAACGGAGTCACCCGGAGTCACCAAGAGGTGCAGCCAGTCCTTAACCACCAGCCCCCGGGAGAAGTGGGATTGGAATCCTCCATCCAAGGAGCCCCTGGGTGGACCCAGCTGGCTTGGTTTGCACTTGGGGGCCACCGAGTCCTCAACCAGGGCGATTCCTTGGTGCATGCACCTGGGGCCCTGGGGGGAACTGTGGGAACTCTGAGCCCTGTCTGGCCCTGAGGACTCAGCCTTTATATCTGCCTGTTGCAGTCCTGGCTGTGGGGTCTCAGGACGAGGACACGCccctctggaagctgggaaggcCTCAAGTCAGGCCTTGCAGTTTCTAACCCAGGTGGTGGCTGACAGCAGTGCATCGGGGCTCCCCATCCCTGCACACGGGGCCCTGGTGGGTGGATGGGGGTCCTCCCCGATTTTGTTAGCATTGGAGGGCCGAGCAGGGCTAACTCCCAACTGCTGCTTAAGCACGCAAGATGCTGAGATGGAAAACGTGTTGCGTGGCGTAAACCAAGCGAAGCCCTCCCGGCCAGCGCAGTGAGCGAGGCAGACAAGAGAAGGGGAGCTGCCTCTGCAAAGAGAGGCTCGGCTCTCTCTGGGGTACACAGGTCACCAGACTGGGCAACGCTCACATCATCATCCCAGCTCACAGCACGCTCCTGTGCGTGACCCTTCTCCCCCAGAGTGGGGGGGGGCTCTTGGCCTCAGGGTGTTTGAGATGCAGCTATTGTCCTATCCCCAGAACTCGTAACACGGACCGGGGGCAGAGACTTTTCCGGAAGCCCTAGGTCATGGCGCAACAGCCTCTCACGTCAGCCCACGATAATGCAAATTTTCGCAATAAATGATGCGTCTGCCACACAGGAGGGCACCAGGCACGTCGCTCTGCTCAC includes the following:
- the LOC105470522 gene encoding solute carrier organic anion transporter family member 4A1 isoform X4, producing the protein MPLHPLGDKPLTFPGPNSAMENGLDHSTPLSPGSLRSAAHSPLDTSKQPLCQPWAEKRGARGTHEVRYVSAGQSVACGWWAFAPPCLQVLNTPKGILFFLCAAAFLQGMTVNGFINTVITSLERRYDLHSYQSGLIASSYDIAACLCLTFVSYFGGSGHKPRWLGWGVLVMGTGSLVFALPHFTAGRYEVEADTGVRTCPANPSVACADRTSGLYRYQLVFMLGQFLHGMGATPLYTLGVTYLDENVKSSYSPVYIAIFYTAAILGPAAGYLIGGALLNIYTEVGRRTELTTESPLWVGAWWVGFLGSGAAAFFTAVPILGYPRQLPGSQRYAVMRAAEMHQLKDGSHGKASNPDFGKTIRDLPLSIWLLLKNPTFILLCLAGATEATLITGMSTFSPKFLESQFSLSASEAATLFALPMPCVFRPLRRPRCRPWTEVPPGTPAAAERSGYLVVPAGGGGTFLGGFFVNKLRLRGSAVIKFCLFCTVVSLLGILVFSLHCPGVPMAGVTASYSRSLLPEGHLNLTAPCNTACGCQPEHYSPVCGSDGLMYFSLCHAGCPAATEMNVDGQKVYRDCSCIPQNVSSGFGHATAGKCTSTCQRKPLLLVFIFVVIFFTFLSSIPALTATLRCVRDPQRSFALGIQWIVVRILGGIPGPIAFGWVIDKACLLWQDQCGQQGSCLVYQNSAMSHYILIMGLLYKVLGVLFFATACCLYKPLSESSDGLEACLPSQSSAPGSATDSQLQSSI